From one Eucalyptus grandis isolate ANBG69807.140 chromosome 9, ASM1654582v1, whole genome shotgun sequence genomic stretch:
- the LOC104419584 gene encoding probable acyl-activating enzyme 2, producing the protein MNRFFKSSLTRRLSPGLKQLGTEFKNRPRGFAHWAGGDGGDSDPGSWRSVEGLVRCSANHAPLTPISFLERSAKVYRDATSVVYGDVRYTWSETHERCRRVASALSRMGISRGDVVATLAPNVPAAYELHFAVPMAGAILCTLNARHDPSMVSTLLKHSRAKVIFVDHQLLEVARQAIDLFNKTETEPPILVLISELDGSVPLHPSGICEYEGLVTSGSGDFEVQRPCSEWDPISINYTSGTTSQPKGVVYSHRGAYLNSIATFLLHGMGSIPVYLWTVPMFHCNGWCLTWGVAAQGGTNVCLRKVSPKGIFDCIAKHSVTHMGAAPTVLNMIVNSAVDDRRPLPRKVEVMTGGSPPPPQILSKMEDLGFSVSHLYGLTETYGPGTYCAWKPEWDSLPSDQRSNIKSRQGVQHLGLEEVDVRDPVTMESVPSDGKSVGEIMFRGNTVMSGYYKNQEATDKAFEGGWFHSGDLAVKHPDGYVEVKDRLKDVIISGGENISTVEVETVLYSHPAVLEAAVVARPDNHWGQTPCAFVKLKEGCHIDAQEIIGYCRDHLPHYMSPRTVVFEDLPKTSTGKIQKFILREKAKAMGSLS; encoded by the exons ATGAACCGGTTCTTCAAGAGCTCACTGACCCGCCGTCTCTCTCCCGGGCTAAAGCAGCTCGGCACCGAATTCAAGAACCGCCCTCGCGGTTTCGCTCACTGGGCCGGTGGGGATGGTGGCGATTCCGATCCGGGTTCGTGGAGGTCCGTGGAGGGCCTCGTCCGTTGCTCGGCCAACCACGCCCCTCTCACTCCCATCAGCTTCTTGGAGCGGTCGGCCAAGGTCTACAGGGACGCGACCTCGGTGGTGTACGGCGACGTGAGGTACACTTGGAGCGAGACGCACGAGCGGTGCCGGAGAGTGGCCTCTGCTCTGTCCCGGATGGGAATCTCCCGGGGCGATGTG GTAGCCACCTTAGCTCCCAACGTCCCTGCAGCGTACGAGCTGCATTTCGCGGTCCCCATGGCCGGAGCGATCCTCTGCACGCTCAATGCCCGGCACGACCCGTCCATGGTGTCGACGCTTCTGAAACATTCGAGAGCCAAGGTCATTTTCGTGGACCATCAGCTACTCGAAGTTGCTCGCCAGGCAATCGATTTGTTCAACAAGACAGAAACAGAACCGCCGATTCTAGTCCTTATTTCTGAATTGGATGGATCTGTTCCTCTGCATCCTTCGGGCATTTGTGAGTATGAAGGACTCGTGACCTCAGGGTCTGGTGATTTCGAGGTGCAGCGACCATGCAGCGAATGGGATCCCATCAGCATAAACTATACTTCCGGGACGACATCACAGCCCAAAGGAGTTGTCTATAGCCATAGAGGTGCGTATCTAAATTCGATTGCAACATTTCTTCTTCATGGGATGGGCTCGATACCGGTGTACCTGTGGACAGTACCTATGTTTCATTGCAATGGATGGTGCTTGACTTGGGGAGTAGCGGCACAAGGCGGCACCAACGTGTGCCTCCGAAAAGTCTCTCCGAAGGGAATATTTGATTGTATTGCCAAGCATAGCGTGACTCACATGGGAGCAGCGCCGACTGTATTGAATATGATTGTTAACTCGGCAGTGGATGATCGACGACCTCTTCCTCGCAAGGTGGAAGTCATGACAGGCGGTTCGCCACCGCCTCCACAAATCCTATCCAAGATGGAAGATCTTGGGTTCAGTGTGTCGCACTTATATGGCTTGACAGAAACTTACGGTCCGGGGACATATTGTGCATGGAAGCCCGAGTGGGACTCTCTGCCCTCTGACCAAAGATCGAACATCAAATCTCGACAAGGGGTACAACATCTTGGCCTTGAGGAAGTCGATGTTAGAGATCCGGTCACAATGGAGAGTGTTCCTAGTGATGGTAAGTCTGTAggagagatcatgttcagaggAAACACCGTCATGAGTGGCTACTATAAGAATCAGGAAGCGACAGACAAGGCATTTGAGGGCGGATGGTTTCACAGTGGAGACCTCGCCGTGAAGCATCCTGATGGCTACGTCGAAGTAAAAGATCGTTTGAAAGACGTTATAATTTCGGGGGGAGAAAATATAAGCACAGTGGAGGTAGAGACGGTTCTGTACAGCCATCCGGCAGTTCTAGAGGCTGCGGTGGTCGCGCGTCCTGATAATCACTGGGGCCAAACGCCTTGCGCATTCGTGAAGTTAAAGGAGGGATGTCACATCGATGCTCAGGAGATCATAGGATATTGTCGAGATCATTTGCCTCATTACATGTCTCCTCGGACAGTCGTGTTCGAGGATTTGCCCAAAACTTCGACTGGAAAGATCCAAAAGTTCATTCTGAGGGAAAAAGCAAAGGCCATGGGTAGCCTCTCATGA